Below is a genomic region from Sulfitobacter sp. OXR-159.
GATGGCTTCGAGCGTGGGCAGCAGATTGTCGGCGCTGACAAATTCATAGAGCACCTTGCCGATCATCGGGGTGCGGCCAAGGCCACCGCCGACGATCACCTCGAAACCTTGTTGGCCGTCACGCTCAACGATGCGCAGGCCGATGTCATGGGCCTTGATCACCGCGCGGTCAGCCTCGGCACCGGTGACGGCGACCTTGAACTTGCGCGGCAGGAACTGGAATTCCGGGTGGTCGGTGGACCACTGGCGGATCAGTTCGGCCACGGGGCGTGGGTCTGCGACCTCATCGGCGGCGGCCCCGGCGAAATGGTCCGCCGTCACGTTGCGGATCGTGTTGCCGGAGGTTTGGATGGCGTGCAGGTTTACCTTGGCCAGCGCGTCGAGCATGTCGGGCACGTCGCGCAGCTCGGGCCAGTTGTACTGGATGTTCTGGCGCGTGGTAAAATGGCCGTAGCCTTTGTCCCACTTCTCGGCGATATAGGCGAGTTGGTCCATTTGCGCGCTGCTCAGCGTGCCATAGGGGATCGCCACCCGCAGCATATAGGCGTGCAGTTGCAAGTAGAGCCCGTTCATCAGGCGCAGGGGTTTGAACTCATCCTCAGTAAGCGAGCCGTCGATGCGGCGCTCGACTTGGGCGCGGAACTGGGCGTTGCGCTCGGCGAGGAATTTGTCGTCGAATTCGGTATAGCTGTACATCACAGGGTCTCCTGTTTGCCGTGGGCGTAGTTCGACGGGCCTTTGGCGCGGAACTCTTCGCGAAAGTGTGTGGGTTTGGGGCCGCTGGCCTTGGGGGCCACATCGGCGAGGTAGACGCCGACAACCAAATCCTGCTGGCTCAGCGCATCGATCAGGCGCAGATCGGCGTCGGCCTCATCGGTCAGCACTTCGGCTTCGGAAAGGCTGCGGGTCCAGCCTGTGGCGGTTTGATAGATGACATCGCCTTCGAGCAGCGCATTGGCGGTGATGACCTTGGGG
It encodes:
- a CDS encoding DUF2849 domain-containing protein; this translates as MPKPFTPKVITANALLEGDVIYQTATGWTRSLSEAEVLTDEADADLRLIDALSQQDLVVGVYLADVAPKASGPKPTHFREEFRAKGPSNYAHGKQETL